Part of the Lucilia cuprina isolate Lc7/37 chromosome 5, ASM2204524v1, whole genome shotgun sequence genome is shown below.
GACCAAACTTTCATATTTTGCTCTTTATTTctacatattaatattatataattttactttcaatTGAGCTTGTGTTCTAAATtagaacttttaattttttaaattcattatgatttcgtaattttaatttatgtatttcgCCAACTAAAAACACCTACATACATTAAGAAATGCTACGCTCAAGAATGGAAGGCTTGCTTCAAATGTCATTAATTAAAGAATGAATTCGTTTGTCATGTCTTTACTCTTAACAATCATGCCTTAAAGTattatcaattaaatttaaaaaaattactaaaatatttattaacttgatctattaaacaaaaaattaaggcaaaataaaacaaacatttataaacttcattaaattccaaaaaaaattgtaataaactatagaaataacaataaatataaaaatatataaaaatttttgatgctggcaatattatttaaaatctagtactaaaataatttgtaatagattaaaaaaaagtaaaacacacCACCAAAATAATCGATCATCACTACTGCAAAATATAACAGGACTTTTTTTTAGTACTGAATACTTGCGCTACGCTAGTGATCACCATcattcatcgtcatcatcatcatcttcgaCCACATCATTTTCATAGCTGTTCGGCATTTATTTCAACTTCGGCGCTTAGTACTCCTTctgtttcttatatttttcttaatttaaataaacaaaaagaatccTCAGCGATCGTTAAAAAGTGATCGTaggtataaattaaaaacaaatttctgcaatatttaagtaaaagaaGGATCTTTTCGTACTACACTACTACTACTAAATATCTTAAGACAATATGGTAAGTAGCATTTCTTTGTTCCAAGGACATTTGAGGTTATACATCCATAGGTATTTCAATAAGCAATTATTAAGggttgcaaaaaagaaaaactggtttcccttttcttttaaattttgtgatcTTTATAAACATCTGCAGTGAGTGTGTGATTTTCTTTTGTTGCATCTCAGTAAGACGGAGTTATTCACTTTAACTTATTCGTTATTAAAATGGCGTTTAACTACTGCAAAAATAGTgtaataatacaaattaaataattaaaatatatatatcatatttaagtttagaaaaaaaaaatcgtttgagagatataaattttaatgatctTTTAACGATACAGTGCTTtggacaaattttattttgaatttaattcggTATCTCgtgaacttttaaaaattttgtaatgaaattgtAGATGATCGGAGCTGCGttgtttttgatttgatttacGGTTGTTCgggtttatttttctttattaagtaAATcgaaacaaattgaaatttaacaaaattttaactcttGATCTATTTGTGATAAACTTTTTGCTAACAATAATCTTGTGTCTGATAAAATTTAGAATCAACCAAAGTTGAAACATCCCAGGAAAAAAGTGTGGAAAAAGATGTTATATTTTCATCACAACTGGTAACCCAAAGTGCTTCAAATTCGGGTGAAAAACCTaagaattttacataatttttgacaaatatgaactacatctaatcctAGTTTTAGAAACGATAATAATCCGATATTTggtgttaaaaaaacacattcactggtttttcaccaaatctggatgtacttcaaatatgttatttgcagggaaaccgaaaacatgctctaaaaaaagtgttttaagcgctttaaatatgccgtaaaaaactcaaaatatgctcttaaaatttaaaatatatgctccaaaaataaaattttttattattttttaacattgaaaagctcaaaaagactgtaattgtaatgaaataataaatgtttaatgtcatattctatatcctacaacatttttttataaatgtttcatctcatagtttgatgAACTAGTAcctataatagaattccgttttacgctcagataaccaataaataacatgaaaccatttggtccccaaaaaacatatttcaaacgacaaagtttgacacatttcttccaattgtattcatagcttttaaactgacgttttaatcggtgttgtcataaattccaataattagttttttaaactattgttggattggtctcatgaaattaaaagtaatcggttttatgtccgatttaaaatataatgctttattgaatttttttttcaaaattgtaaaataggctaaaaaattaaaaaaaaaaataaaaaacattgaattttatttttttgaaataaagttttgaaaaaatattaaaaatgtataaaaacgaaaaaaagcgaaaacatcaaaatatgcactaaaacagtaaaatatgctctaaaaactcgaaaatatgccttaaatatgctaaaaagtcaaatcatgcaaaattatgctcttattggtaaaatatgcaaaattatgctctaaaaaatcgatgccaaaattctcaaattggtctgaaacgtgtaaatatcttatccatgagtccatacgacgcaccacaaaaaacatgcatttgcatattttggtttccctggttatttgtaatgacttttctacatctcttttctcacttttaactgggttttcatttgtaaggaagtatttggtttataaagTACTAGCTATACcgagtgtgctttgctaccgtaaaagcattataaaaaaaaccccACTTTACGATTTTGAAGACTCTTAACTACAATAGTTATAGAGATTTTCAATATGTTACATAGCTAactatctataaaaattttgaataatctaacagttttcaagaaatactaaattaaaatataaacaatattttgtattttattcatatgggagaagtcaagtccccattaaaagtccgCTCTAAATTTTCAgataaatgtcaaaattcttcatgtAAAACTTGAAGATTTTAGCCTTAATAATTTCTtagatgaaagtccgccctttcccaaaattttcagatgaatattaaagtaatttgtgcaaaaCATGAAGAATCTAAGTAGTTCTTTTGGTTTcacagataaacgaaattttgtatctaATTCCTATGGGAGTTACCAAGTCAAATGAGAgttgtcaaagttcttcaagtaaaattgaAAGTTTCAAGCTGTAACGAAAGTCGTCGTTCGTTAGTTtgtcaaatatacgaatttttctaatttatttatatggggtCTGAAAggcccccagatgaaagtccgctcgcTTCGACACAATTTTGGGAGCTTTATtctatacgcacaattgggacgaacgacgaatttttcggaacgaattttcgtcctcagatatagaacacactaaaGTATATGAAAAAACGTACAATCAGTGCATATGACGAAATTCGTCATACGTAACGAACTGTGCGATAGGTTTATTTCTAAcgcagacgaacgacgaattaattGGGGAAAATTGCTTTAAGACCAATTACGGTAgcccgaattttctgaaatttggcggttgtgagtacagctaatgacaatacaatattatgttcgaatattcgaaaattccaagttatgttcaaaaatttttttatgctcttaaaataatctctgggtcataaaaactaaaaataaatttttcgaaaattcgaacttaagttcgaaaaaattttaaagccaaTAAAACCAGTTCTGGTGGCCCGAATTGTCTGAAATTTGACAGTTTGAAGTACACTTGATGACACTACAATGctatgttgaaatatttaaaattaagttcgaaaattcgaagtaatgttcgaaaaaattttgaagctgttaaaaaatcttaaaattggggatattcataaaaatataattttagtttatttcgaggccaatttcttacatttgctaatttcgaaataatgttcgaataaattttaaagctgttaaaaatcgtggagattcacaaaaatataatttttgttcctttttcttaatttttccaattttgaacaaattttaaaacgaaTTCGTAATACGAATAATTTGAATGTGTTCCATTCGACGAATTGTTGTCGATTAGTTCGTCGTGCTATCTAAAAGATCGTACACGTTTTATATATCACGAACATctttgtgaatatttttaacaaaatattctgtttttggaataaattaCTCTCCGTTTTATTAAGATAGTTtgatttttaaaggatttatgAACGACAACATAATTTTCTGCATGAGGATTTATTTGAACCGATTCCTTTGAgattttataaagattattgttcacttttatttcatcaCTCTACTTATAGTTTTAATTGGGCTATGAACGTTATATTCATTAAGTTGAAGGGGCTTTGACTGATTTTGCCCATtattaataccaaacaaatttgtgaaaaatatttgctCTCTACTGTTCCCTATTGTATTTTAGATTCTAACAAGGACCTATAATATGCAGCTCTATGTATTtacgaccaatatttttatgtattacaaacggaatgacaaaatcaatatacatatCCTCCAAGATTCATTTAACCTTGTTGTCGCCAATCTTATATGGTGCTTATATGTTCTAATTTTCCCCATATTTTACCATCTCCAAATCccctaaaaataattttaaaaccattttttattctttctttttagCGTGAAGTTATCTCTATTCAAATTGGTCAGGGTGGCATTCAAATTGGCAACGCCTGTTGGGAACTATATTTACTAGAACATGGCATCAAACCGGATGGTTCTGTCAAAACCAAAGAGGAAATGTTGGCCAGCGGCAGTAGTGCCGGTACAGTGGGCAATGAAGGTACATCGAATGCCACTAATGATGCGCGTACATTTTTTGCCGAAACCGGTTCAGGCAAACAAGTACCACGATCAATTTTCGTAGATTTGGAACCGACAGTCATTGATGATGTACGTAATGGTCCCATGCGTAGTCTTTACCATCCCGAACAGCTAATATCGGGCAAAGAGGATGCGGCCAACAATTATGCCCGCGGTCACTATTCCATTGGCAAGGAAGTGATCGATAATGTGACAACACGCATACAGAAAATTGCCGAACAGTGTGATGGTCTGCAGGGTTTCTTAATATTTCATAGTTTGGGTGGTGGCACAGGTTCGGGTTTTACCTCCTTGCTAATGGAACGTTTGTCGATGGATTTTAGCAAGAAATGTAAATTGGATTTTGCAGTTTATCCCTCGCCTAAAGTGTCGACAGCTGTTGTGGAGCCCTACAATGCTCTACTCACCACTCACTCTACATTGGAGCATTCGGATTGTGTGTTTATGGTGGACAATGAAGCTATTTATGAAATCTGTAAAAATAGTTTGAATGTAGATCGTCCAGACTATCGGAACTTGAATCGTTTAATTGCACAAATCGTTAGCTCCACAACAGCTTCTCTGCGTTTCAGTGGTTCAATGAATGTGGATTTGAATGAGTTCCAAACGAATTTGGTACCATTTCCACGTATTCACTTTCCACTGGTGGCTTATGCCCCACTGGTTTCAGCCGCTCGAGCGTCTCATGAACAGCACGCCATTACTTCTCTAACAAATGCCTGTTTCGAATCGGGCAATATGATGGTAAAATGTGATCCTCGTGCTGGCAAATACATGGCCTGTTGCATGTTGTATCGTGGTGATGTTGTGCCCAAAGATGTCAACGCCGCCGTCTCGGCCATCAAGTCGAAACGACACATTCAGTTTGTCGACTGGTGTCCAACAGGCTTTAAAATCGGTATTAACTATGAGAAACCAGCATTTGTACCCGACGGCGATCTAGCCAAAACTTCTCGTGCCGTTTGTATGTTATCGAATACCACCGCCATAGCAGTGGCGTTCAGTAATTTGTGCTATAAATTTGACTTGATGTTTAAGAAACGTGCCTTTGTCCATTGGTATGTCGGTGAGGGTATGGAGGAAGGTGAATTTACGGAAGCCCGCGAAGATCTTGCTGCACTTGAGCGAGATTTTGAAGAAGTCGGCACTGATGATGCCGCCCAAGCTGGCGAAGATGGAGATTATGAGTATTAAACTGTTAAACAAAGTTAACtagttattattatgatttttttgttgcaaaagcAGCTAtgttgattgattgattgattgattaagTTATAAATTGAGttttgagaaaattataaatttttataaattgaataaaaaaaaaataaagataaaaaagatTAACTAGatgtttctagataacgtgcTAGTAattgtagttaaaattttacttgtattttgtttttgttacaataacaagtaCGATTTTTATTCCAAATACTTACAAGTTACTTTTGAAACATCTagtaagtaaaataataaagtgtgaataaatacaaattggatataaacaaattaatctcttagttttatagattttttttaacttttggtaTTTTGGGAATGCTTTTATGTATTcagaattttttcaaactttaagcATTTCTATGGTGACTTTTTTGCAAAGTTAAGCCTTTTGTAGCATTGTTTTTGGGGGTTTAATGGGAGCAAGAGACATTTATGGACGGGGCACAccgaatttaaataatattttaa
Proteins encoded:
- the LOC111684560 gene encoding tubulin alpha-4 chain isoform X1, producing the protein MAFNYCKNSREVISIQIGQGGIQIGNACWELYLLEHGIKPDGSVKTKEEMLASGSSAGTVGNEGTSNATNDARTFFAETGSGKQVPRSIFVDLEPTVIDDVRNGPMRSLYHPEQLISGKEDAANNYARGHYSIGKEVIDNVTTRIQKIAEQCDGLQGFLIFHSLGGGTGSGFTSLLMERLSMDFSKKCKLDFAVYPSPKVSTAVVEPYNALLTTHSTLEHSDCVFMVDNEAIYEICKNSLNVDRPDYRNLNRLIAQIVSSTTASLRFSGSMNVDLNEFQTNLVPFPRIHFPLVAYAPLVSAARASHEQHAITSLTNACFESGNMMVKCDPRAGKYMACCMLYRGDVVPKDVNAAVSAIKSKRHIQFVDWCPTGFKIGINYEKPAFVPDGDLAKTSRAVCMLSNTTAIAVAFSNLCYKFDLMFKKRAFVHWYVGEGMEEGEFTEAREDLAALERDFEEVGTDDAAQAGEDGDYEY
- the LOC111684560 gene encoding tubulin alpha-4 chain isoform X2, which produces MREVISIQIGQGGIQIGNACWELYLLEHGIKPDGSVKTKEEMLASGSSAGTVGNEGTSNATNDARTFFAETGSGKQVPRSIFVDLEPTVIDDVRNGPMRSLYHPEQLISGKEDAANNYARGHYSIGKEVIDNVTTRIQKIAEQCDGLQGFLIFHSLGGGTGSGFTSLLMERLSMDFSKKCKLDFAVYPSPKVSTAVVEPYNALLTTHSTLEHSDCVFMVDNEAIYEICKNSLNVDRPDYRNLNRLIAQIVSSTTASLRFSGSMNVDLNEFQTNLVPFPRIHFPLVAYAPLVSAARASHEQHAITSLTNACFESGNMMVKCDPRAGKYMACCMLYRGDVVPKDVNAAVSAIKSKRHIQFVDWCPTGFKIGINYEKPAFVPDGDLAKTSRAVCMLSNTTAIAVAFSNLCYKFDLMFKKRAFVHWYVGEGMEEGEFTEAREDLAALERDFEEVGTDDAAQAGEDGDYEY